One Bos taurus isolate L1 Dominette 01449 registration number 42190680 breed Hereford chromosome 4, ARS-UCD2.0, whole genome shotgun sequence genomic window, TCTTCACTTACTTCATATCCTGTGCTTGACGGGAGTATGTGAAATGCTGCTCTGACACTATTCAATTAGCATTTGTCTTTATACTGGTGCTCTTGCTTACTGCATGTGTTGCTTGCAGCAGCAGTTTAAGGGGCTCTGCAAGGCTGGAGAAACCATGCATTCAGGAGGCCGGTGTGTAGTTGATAACAGACCAGTTACATGCCTTATGAAGGTAGTCAGGAGACAGATCTGTAGGTTTGCTTCTCTACATTCTGATACCATGAGCTAATGGGAACAAGGTTTAGGGGGTCTTAGTGTGctaatgggtttcccaggtggctcagtggttaaagaaactgcctacaatgcaggagacgccagaggtatggttcaatccctgggttgggaagattccctggaggagggcatggcaacccacaccagtattcttgcctggagaatcccatggacagaggagcctggcaggcgacagtccacaggttgcaaagagtcagacacaactgaagcgactgagcacagcacattgCATACATACTTTGCAAACAGTTTCAAAGCACCATCAGTTGTGGTTAATTCCAACATTTCACAAAACTgagttttttatttataatttcaaaatcatCAAAAATTCTGCAGCATCAGAACCAGACAGAAGCTAGATAAGAATGATCTGATATGAATGGTAAATTTAAATGTGAACAGTAAATTACTCTCTCATACTCAAAGTTGTCCAAACTGAAGGAGGCAAATATATAAAACTAGAAACCAAAGACTATCATATCAGGAATTTTAGTTTCTaaactaaataaaaatcaaaatgctttcaagcaaaagaaaaatataatttgtgaAAAAGGATTTTAATAGAGCTATTTCAAGGTTAGATTCATATCTGTTGCTTAGTCATTATTAGGAAAGTTAAACTGCCTTCCAAGGttattaattaactaattaagtaatctataaaatgatttttacaaaattttacaaattttatatTTGGTGTTAAATCACTAATTGCagcatttttcaaaattagtATCCTACATGaacacaaaaaatattaaaaacaaaactgtgaaaGTCTGTTTCTATGGAAAGAAGAATCCTGTAAATTCTGATATTTATAATttgatgtcattttttttcatgaaaaaataaatctgattCTCAATCCAGGAGTTtagatattttcttctttgttaaaaacaaaggaatttaGAATTATCCTGCTAAGAAATCAGAGAACCTTATATTCACCAAACCaatttgtggtttttaaaaagaaaactatagaggagagtcctggtggcttagtggttacAATTTCGGCCTTCACTATcttggcccaggttcagtccctcatAGAGGAACTGAAATGCCACAAGCTgtggggcacagccaaaaaataaaatacgaaacaaaaagaaaactataccAAGCAATGTATGCAGTAAGAAGTAATTACTTGTAGTATCTTGTGTATCCCTGACCACAAGTCACAGGGAATAAAAAGTGTTGTCTAGACCTGAACATTCTTGCTGCCATTATGTCTTAGAGAGATTCCAGAATTTATGTTTTTTCAAAATAGTCTGAGTATAGCTTAGAAATACTGTCTCATAGAGAGCTAAACAAAGCatataaacattaatttaaaaagtaaaagctaTATGGTGACACAGAGAATATATGACTTGAAAGTCATGTAACTATTCAGTAGTGACTAAACCCAAATCATCCAATTTTAAGCCAAAAGAAccctcagaattttccaaagagaGAAGGCCAGCTATATTCAGTTGGAGGGGGCTTTGCAGAGTTCCAACATCAGCTCTACTACTAACTTTCCTTTCATGTCCTTAAACTTCTCTATGCCTTTGTTTCCTCAACTTTATGGTGATATTGTGAGgataaatataaacaaagacTTCAATTCTCTGGCAGGAAAGCACTATATGTATTCCAGTATGTTAGTAAACTTCTTAGCTCTACCATAAGTTTCAACTGATGCTACCTTTTCTATGGTTTTAGGTTTAAGCTTCAAACAAcattgcctgtgtgtgtgcacgcctgCACAACCTTTCAACATGGCTGTCTTTCTAAGATCCTTTTCTCCAACTTTCAAAATGCACAAAAAGTGgaacaatattttaatttttatcattacCAAAGTTCTGCCACCCAAAGCTGTGCAAAAAACTTCAGAAATTCACAGCAAAATTTTCTACCACATTATTCTCAACTCCTATGGAAATCCAACTCACAATCCACATATTATTTAGCCAGCTCTATGTGCAGCTTAAACACTAGCAATGGAAGATCATTAAAATGTATACTGActttcaaaattataaagaataattacaattataaattaaaaacctagtagacattttcttaaaaatgtagATCATTAATATTCCTAAAATAATGGAAGCAGGTAATCAATATTCTAATAATTCAATGATTTGAAACATGTCTTCTGTCTTGTTGAGATATATAATCCAGCCATATTATATATTCAAGTCTAAAAAAACAATTTTCCTCAATAAAATGTGTTcaatattgaaaacagaaaattattcaGTCTGACAcatcttagcaactgaacaacctaaactaatttaaatttaaatttaaatattttaagttacttCCATcattgcttttaattcttttgataGAATATCCCAAAAATAATTTAGCTTTGTAACTTATGAAGATACATAATTAACTTCCTTTACCAATATATTCACCCAATAACTTTAACATGCAGCTGCATATAATATTAAGGTATAGCAATCCACTAAAAGAACATatgttaaaaacagaaacaatcagctgaaataaaatacaatggCACATGACCAGTATGTATCTACCAAGCAAAATGGGTTACCAGAGGTGAAGGTTGAGTAGTAATAACAAAAGTAATACATGTGATTAAATctttacatacttttaaaaatagcaatggaattttaaagaatatttgtaGGGTATAAAAACCTTAAATCaagttttattgatattttgaatgaatgaatgaatgaaatgaatgaataccTGAATGAATGACTACTGCAGTCATAATAATATTTAACACCTTTGGATGTTCACAAAAATTTGGAATACACAGAGAAAATGACTTGAATACAAACAAACTAGTTGAAATTCAACGTGGTTCACAGTAAAGATGCAATGGCTTTCTATTTGTAGAACAAAGAATCTCAACCTAAAACATATATAcaactaaaatattttcaagtgcaattaTCCAAggctttaaaaagaatatatacattttactaTGTAATTCTTTCTtaccccctccccctgccacctccctgtATTTTTTGATGTTTGGCATAAGTGAACAACAAACCAGAAaggaatatgcatttttaaagactGATTTACTCATGTTCTTTTAAGAGCAACACACAACCATTTATAAATATAGCCTTTTAAAAAAGCACCCTTATATAAAACAGTGGGGGATGAAAAATCCCTGCTATACATATGAAGCACAATTTAAGCCCAATACAACTGACCAATCAAAATTAGTGAATGCACTGCATCTCTCTGCAGTGGAGAGAAGCGACAAGGTAGGCTGTCATTCTGCAAAAGCTGCCCAGAACAGGCTTTCCTCTGAAAAGCAGTGCCATTCCTTTTTAGAAAGACTGAATCTAAGTGTTGTCTCTGGAGACAAGAAGCCTTCAGTATGTTAAATTACTTTCATTATGTATTTTCAGATGCTTATTGATTCCACAGTAGGAAGAGTGAGAGACTGCAGCAGCCTCCAAGCAGCACTACATGTTCCATACATTAGCAGTACTGCTGAAACAATGGCATAGTACAGACACATATTTTCATTAAGGTCTCTTCCGAAGAGGTGTTTATGACCCTCTTTCCCGGTCCTCTACTAACCAGTGAACAAAATGAATCAATCAAAACTGGAAACGCTTCAACTACATCAAGAATCTTTCAAATCTTTAGCAGAGGTAAGCTGTGCTCCTTATTATAGTATTCAGCTGCTTTTGAACCAGCATAGTGGGGtaaaattactttgaaaaatttcagcctaaattttaagagtttatttgctTAATTCTACTTATTGCTAAACATGTATCTTTTAGATCTATTTAAGATatggtatattttaaatgtaattttttaggACGGTATgttaaatataaagaatattcTTTGTTGAATCACGATGAAGATCCCAGCTTTTTAAATCACTTCAAATTACTAAATATCCTAATGTCATTACTAGTCTTTCTCAAGTGTTCAAAAAACTATTATATTTCTTGAAAGAATCAGGTTTATTATTTAGCTATTATTACTCAATTTTAGCTTAAGTTTATTATTGGGCATGTTcactgaaaattatttaatttgcaGTTACATTTTATATCACCCTTTATATTTCAACTACATGAACATTTCATCAAGGAAATTTATAGTATTTATCATGGAATCTGTTTTAACCAGTTAAAATTCAAACCCTGTGCTAATAAGCAAGCTATAATATTTTACAGCAAGAAATACTGTTAAATTATTATAAAGACAAGAAGGAATGACAGTACTTTCAATGTATGCTAATTGCTCATAATCTCTGAAAATACACCTTAACTTCTAAAATGAGAGCagaaattggtttaaaaaaacacaatgtCTGTAATGTTAACTCTGTTACTGAATAACAATTTTTAGTCTTCGTTaggaaaagagaatatttttactTAAAGAAACCTTTAAATGTATGCATAAGCTATGGCTCTAATTATACATACAGTTTCCTTACTTTGATAACAAatattgtgtatggtgttaaataAGCACAACCAAAGTAACTTTCAATTAATTGAAAATTATTAGGAACCTTATTGCTtaactacttttttctttttcacaaggGCTCAAAGCAGCTAATTCAGTATTTACAACTGACAATATGAAGAATGCATCTGATCCATCATCTCCATCTCCCTAGCTGTCTGAACCATAAACTGCAGGATATTCTTGCAACACATGATTTTAAGACATTAAGGAGTTAAAACTGGAGAACAGAGGTCTACATGACTGCTGGGATTATAACACATCAATAGTAATAATACTAAGAAGATGCCATATAAAATagccacaaaatgaaaaacaatgtaACTGAAAAACCCTGAAAACAAAATGGTGAGCATTTTTAAAGGAGAACTTTATACTACAACATTACCAGAATCGTGGAGCCACCAATTCTTGAAGAAACAATGAAACATGGATTGCCAAAAGAAATGACATACATTATCAGCAAGCTAATGAGGCTTTATCAAGTATTTTTCTGCACTAAATATTCAGATATTCATATCAATTAATATTACTAAAGAATTTTTCCATCTGAGTTTTATGACCAATTATGTGTCCTCTTCTAATGAAAACAAACCAAATTAAATAGCAGATGGTTTTTATCAAGAGAACATGGACTGGACTTACAAAGCAAGTTATGTGACCAAGAAATCATTTCAAAGTAATGAGGACTGCTATAGAAGTAGATTTACATTTGTAACAAAAGGATGTCTAAAAACATTTTAGAAGCTAGGAACTTTatgtttcctttctgttttcacatgttctggaaaataaagaaacatcaTCATAAACTCTCTCAAAGGGAAACATAACGCCTATCATTTGAGGAAGTTTCTCTCGGTTGTGACTTTTTAAGGTAAAACAAACACAAGTATTTTGTACTGGTCTTTAGAAATCCATCAGCCAACTAAATCTTACAATTCATGCAGTTGAAGtactgaagagaaaaatgaaagaattccTACAAGACATGAAATAAAACACAGCTACTTCATGTTGTCAGGTAAAAAAAATCATATCCAAATCTGTCAATGACATCATGTTATCATATTGTGGAAAACTGCTATAGTGAGCCAAAAGGCCCATAAGGCAACAACAAACAGGTAGGTCAGAAGATGCATGCAGCCCACAGCACTGTTTAACATTTACAAGAGAAAAGAATCTTGATCTACAGTTCAATGCCTTTCCCTCCGTTATTGCCTAAAATTGACACTTCTAACTGCTGTGACAAAGATCTGATGTTTTAATCTGTCAGTTCTGAAAATCTGGCACActataaaattctcatttttatagGATTTCAATGCTGGCTAAGACTTTCACTTACTCAAATATATGCCTTTAGTAATACTTTATATTAAGCTCAAAAGAAATTAATGTTATCAGCATTTGTGTTTCTGAAATACTACCTCTAAAATAATATGCATAAATAAAACTGTATTCTAAAACTTGTCAAAGGTTACAACAAGTGAAAGGCTAACATAAGTTCTGAAAACTGTTAGCTTTTATAATTTGTTATGGTTTTGCAGGCAAAATGCTGTACTTGAAATGTGAAATATAGTTGGttgtatcatttatattttaatatatgaattacTGACATTTTAGCCCAGCAAAtcagacattatttttataaattactcTAAACTTctatattaaaacataaatatgcATGAATTAGCaagagttggtttttttttttaattttccttaaaatgaTATATACTGGGTGATTTATACAAAAGGTTTTATAGGGAATGTGAAAATTTAATAGATTCCTCAGAAAATGGGTTTCAGATACTCCTTTTTccctaaaatttcattttttatttaaaaaaattctgcttaATAAAATCAATTGATATATTCTTTTAAACTATCACAAAAATGGCTATTTCTTAAGTGATAttaaatttccattttctccttctaAATGATATGAAAGGGTGTGGTCACAAATCATTCATTCATAGAAGTGATTAGTGCTCTTTTACCAAGGTTTGTGgtgttttatttcaaaatactgtcttttttcttccaatttttgcTCTTTGTAAAGTTCAGtgcaaaatatgaaatatttatcattttcctACTTCAGTGGGAAAAAACTCCAGATATCCCCAAGCACACTGTAGACTTCTGAATATGAATTTCAATCAGGAACAAGGACAAAGTGATTTAAAACAAACTAGGGCTCTGTgccatttatcattttaaatgaagATTTCTCCTGTTCATTTGAAATCTCATGGGAATAATTACACCTACACTAATTGTGCCACAACATGTTAAAACAGCATTTATTTTCCACCTACttacaatatttaaaatgaaatcttaaaaCACTGGGCTAAAATTACTTTTGCATACTGGGTAGTTTTATTATACAAAAATACACTGTATCTCAAATAATAACCTTGAAAAACCCTAATAAGAAAAACCTTTTTagtttattaaataatttcaagCCATATAGAAGCAATCCCCAATAGTTATTTCTTCAAATGGACCAATTTCCTTTTACATCAAAACAATGTAATCCTGACATTTCTACATTTTCCATTAACagtttataaagttaaaaattaaactaagtacacaataaaattttttttcacaataaACACAGGTTTTGTACGTCATTTAAATTGCTGAATATCAAATAGTTTATTCTATTTCACTTTCTAGGGAAAAAACAGCTGCTCCAAAAGAATgtgtttttctcccattctggaaaTCAACATGCAGTCTGAATCTAACATTACAGTGCGAGATGACATTGATGACATCAACACCAATATGTACCAACCACTATCATATCCATTAAGCTTTCAAGTGTCTCTCACCGGATTTCTTATGTTAGAAATTGTGTTGGGACTTGGCAGCAACCTCACCGTATTGGTACTTTACTGCATGAAATCCAACTTAATCAATTCTGTCAGTAACATTATTACAATGAATCTTCATGTACTTGATGTAATCATTTGTGTGGGATGTATTCCTCTAACTATAGTTATCCTTCTGCTTTCACTGGAGAGTAACACTGCTCTCATCTGCTGTTTCCATGAGGCCTGTGTATCTTTTGCAAGTGTCTCAACAGCAATCAACGTGTTCGCTATCACTTTGGACAGATACGACATCTCTGTAAAGCCTGCAAACCGAATTCTGACAATGGGCAGAGCTGCAATGCTAATGATATCCATTTGGATTTTTTCgtttttctctttcctgattCCCTTTATTGAGGTAAATTTTTTCAGCCTTCAAAGTGgaaatacatgggaaaacaaGACACTTTTGTGTGTCAGCACAAATGAATACTACACTGAACTGGGAATGTATTATCACCTGCTAGTACAGATTCCAATATTCTTTTTCACTGTCATAGTGATGTTAATCACATACAGCAAAATACTTCAGGCTCTCAATATTCGAATAGGCACAAGATTCTCAACAGGGCAgaagaagaaagcaagaaagaaaaagacaatctctCTAACCACACAACACGAGACTACAGACATGTCACAAGGCAGTGGTGGGAGAAATGTAGTCTTTGGTGTTAGAACTTCAGTGTCTGTAATAATCGCTCTCCGGCGAGCTATGAAACGACACCGTGAACGACGAGAAAGGCAAAAGAGAGTCTTCAAAATGTCTTTATTGATTATTTCTACATTTCTTCTCTGCTGGACAccaatttctgttttaaataccACCATTTTATGTTTAGGCCCAAGTGACCTTTTAGTAAAATTAAGGTTGTGTTTTCTAGTCATGGGTTATGGAACAACTATATTTCACCCTCTATTATATGCATTTACTAGACAAAAATTTCAAAAGgtcttaaaaagtaaaatgaaaaagcgAGTTGTTTCCATAGTAGAAGCTGATCCCATGCCTAATAATGCTGTAATACACAACTCTTGGATAGAtcctaaaagaaacaaaaaactcacCTTTGAAGATagtgaaataagagaaaaatgtttaGTACCTCAGGTTGTCACAGACTAGGGAAAGTCTAAGTTTCACCAAACCcacattcaaaattttaaattgtaaaaaatgaattactgccaaatataagaaaaacaatttaagtATAGGTTATGTTGTAAACTTTCAATGTAAATGTCAAGATTAGATTAGGTCATATATATTCAATTTCTTCATTACTTAATGTATTTGTTGCATGGCAGTTTGTTAAGGTAATATCATGTGTATATTTTGTCAATATTATGTCCATCAGAAGATATTCATGTAAGTCATATTTTCTAAAGAATAAATACATAGCCTTAAAACACtgtataactttaaaatataactgACACAGGTATCCTTGCATTTT contains:
- the GPR22 gene encoding G-protein coupled receptor 22 — translated: MCFSPILEINMQSESNITVRDDIDDINTNMYQPLSYPLSFQVSLTGFLMLEIVLGLGSNLTVLVLYCMKSNLINSVSNIITMNLHVLDVIICVGCIPLTIVILLLSLESNTALICCFHEACVSFASVSTAINVFAITLDRYDISVKPANRILTMGRAAMLMISIWIFSFFSFLIPFIEVNFFSLQSGNTWENKTLLCVSTNEYYTELGMYYHLLVQIPIFFFTVIVMLITYSKILQALNIRIGTRFSTGQKKKARKKKTISLTTQHETTDMSQGSGGRNVVFGVRTSVSVIIALRRAMKRHRERRERQKRVFKMSLLIISTFLLCWTPISVLNTTILCLGPSDLLVKLRLCFLVMGYGTTIFHPLLYAFTRQKFQKVLKSKMKKRVVSIVEADPMPNNAVIHNSWIDPKRNKKLTFEDSEIREKCLVPQVVTD